One Setaria viridis chromosome 3, Setaria_viridis_v4.0, whole genome shotgun sequence DNA window includes the following coding sequences:
- the LOC117848778 gene encoding long chain acyl-CoA synthetase 1 isoform X2, which produces MVPLSAYIVKRHLFFLSSTRHQCELLLNSVQELCLLQLPCLVAADKYPNNRMLGWRPLKDGVPGPYLWKSYKEVYDEVLQIGSALQELGVQPGSRIGIYGTNCPQWIVAMQACNGYSLICVPLYDTLGAGAVDYIIDHAEIDVVFIQDKKIKEILSPNCKSAKRLKALVAFTSATREQIKEADQIGMKMYSWNEFLKVGKVNPRQPCPPQANDLCTIMYTSGTSGQPKGVMLTHESHAMYVKGVDLFMDQFDDKMTTDDVFLSFLPLAHILDRMIEEYFFHKGASIGYYHGDLNALRDDIQELKPTLLVGVPRVYERIYEGILKAIAELRPLRRVIFNALYNRKLTSMKSGYSHKTASPFADMLAFRKVKARLGGRLRLLISGGAPLSTEIEEFLRVTTCAYFIQGYGLTETLGPSTVCYIDDMALVGSVGVPATYTEIRLEEVPEMGYDPLGVPSRGEICIRGKSLFAGYYKNPELTNEAIVDGWFHTGDIGEMTPDGILKVIDRKKNIFKLSQGEYVAVEYLEKVYGFPPLVEDIWVYGDSFRSNLVAVVNPHEENTMKWAESNGYKGSFGEICKLEGLKEYILKELTAVAQKNKLRGFEYIKGIVLDPLPFDIERDLVTATMKKRRNNMLKYYQSDIDAVYKKLEAQKNAAKAK; this is translated from the exons ATGGTGCCCCTCTCTGCATATATAGTAAAGAGacatctcttcttcctctcatcCACAAGACATCAGTGCGAGCTTCTTCTCAATTCAGTCCAAGAGCTCTGTCTCCTCCAGCTCCCCTGTCT GGTCGCAGCAGACAAGTATCCCAACAACCGGATGCTTGGATGGCGTCCGCTTAAAGATGGAGTG CCAGGGCCCTATTTGTGGAAATCATACAAGGAGGTCTACGATGAAGTGCTGCAAATTGGCTCTGCTTTGCAAGAGCTCGGAGTGCAACCA GGTTCCAGGATCGGAATCTATGGAACCAACTGCCCTCAGTGGATAGTGGCAATGCAG GCTTGCAATGGCTACAGTCTAATCTGTGTCCCACTGTACGATACTTTAG GTGCAGGAGCTGTTGACTACATTATTGATCATGCTGAGATTGATGTTGTCTTCATACAggacaagaaaataaaagag ATACTATCCCCAAATTGCAAGTCTGCTAAGAGGCTAAAAG CATTGGTGGCATTCACTTCGGCAACAAGGGAACAGATCAAAGAAGCAGATCAGATTGGGATGAAAATGTACTCCTGGAATGAATTCTTAAAAGTG GGAAAAGTTAATCCTCGTCAACCTTGCCCTCCGCAAGCAAATGATTTATGTACTATCATGTATACAAGTGGAACAAGCGGACAGCCAAAAGGTGTTATGCTAACCCATGAAAGCCATGCCATGTATGTAAAAGGAGTGGACCTCTTTATGGATCAGTTTGATGACAAG ATGACAACAGATGATGTCTTTCTATCCTTCCTCCCACTTGCTCACATTCTTGACCGCATGATCGAAGAGTATTTCTTTCACAAAGGAGCCTCAATTGGCTATTACCACGGG gatTTGAATGCCTTAAGGGATGATATCCAGGAGCTAAAGCCAACTCTACTAGTTGGGGTACCCCGAGTGTACGAAAGAATTTATGAAG GTATCTTAAAAGCCATTGCGGAACTCAGACCACTTAGAAGGGTGATTTTTAATGCTTTGTACAACCG CAAACTGACAAGCATGAAATCAGGCTACTCACACAAAACTGCTTCACCTTTTGCGGACATGCTGGCTTTTCGCAAG GTCAAGGCGAGGCTTGGAGGTCGTCTTCGCTTATTAATCTCAGGAGGGGCTCCATTAAGTACTGAGATTGAAGAGTTCTTGAGAGTGACCACATGTGCATACTTTATCCAAGGATATG GTTTAACAGAAACACTGGGACCTAGCACAGTCTGCTACATTGATGACATGGCCCTGGTTGGAAGTGTTGGCGTACCTGCCACCTACACTGAAATACGACTGGAAGAAGTACCTGAGATGGGCTATGATCCACTTGGTGTCCCTTCACGTGGTGAAATCTGCATTCGAGGGAAGTCTCTCTTTGCTGGGTACTACAAAAATCCTGAGCTCACAAACGAAGCCATAGTTGATGGATGGTTTCATACAG GCGACATTGGAGAGATGACCCCGGATGGAATCTTGAAGGTAATTGACCGAAAAAAGAACATATTTAAGTTGTCACAGGGGGAATATGTTGCAGTTGAGTACCTCGAGAAAGTATATGGCTTCCCACCACTTGTTGAAgat ATCTGGGTATATGGGGACAGCTTCAGATCAAATTTAGTTGCAGTAGTCAATCCACATGAAGAAAACACGATGAAGTGGGCAGAGTCCAACGGCTACAAGGGGTCTTTCGGTGAAATCTGCAAACTTGAAGGCCTTAAGGAGTACATCCTGAAAGAGCTGACAGCTGTTGCACAGAAGAACAAG CTACGAGGTTTCGAGTACATCAAAGGCATAGTGTTGGATCCTCTACCTTTTGACATCGAAAGGGATTTGGTAACTGCAACaatgaagaagagaagaaacaaTATGCTGAAATATTACCAG TCCGACATTGATGCAGTATACAAAAAGCTCGAGGCACAGAAGAATGCTGCCAAAGCTAAGTGA
- the LOC117848778 gene encoding long chain acyl-CoA synthetase 1 isoform X1, which translates to MEANPKNIFTVKVEDAKPSKDGRLAVGPVFRSVLAKDGFPQLEADMKTSWDVFRVAADKYPNNRMLGWRPLKDGVPGPYLWKSYKEVYDEVLQIGSALQELGVQPGSRIGIYGTNCPQWIVAMQACNGYSLICVPLYDTLGAGAVDYIIDHAEIDVVFIQDKKIKEILSPNCKSAKRLKALVAFTSATREQIKEADQIGMKMYSWNEFLKVGKVNPRQPCPPQANDLCTIMYTSGTSGQPKGVMLTHESHAMYVKGVDLFMDQFDDKMTTDDVFLSFLPLAHILDRMIEEYFFHKGASIGYYHGDLNALRDDIQELKPTLLVGVPRVYERIYEGILKAIAELRPLRRVIFNALYNRKLTSMKSGYSHKTASPFADMLAFRKVKARLGGRLRLLISGGAPLSTEIEEFLRVTTCAYFIQGYGLTETLGPSTVCYIDDMALVGSVGVPATYTEIRLEEVPEMGYDPLGVPSRGEICIRGKSLFAGYYKNPELTNEAIVDGWFHTGDIGEMTPDGILKVIDRKKNIFKLSQGEYVAVEYLEKVYGFPPLVEDIWVYGDSFRSNLVAVVNPHEENTMKWAESNGYKGSFGEICKLEGLKEYILKELTAVAQKNKLRGFEYIKGIVLDPLPFDIERDLVTATMKKRRNNMLKYYQSDIDAVYKKLEAQKNAAKAK; encoded by the exons ATGGAGGCAAACCCGAAGAATATCTTCACGGTTAAAGTGGAAGATGCGAAGCCCAGCAAGGATGGCCGCCTAGCGGTAGGGCCAGTTTTCCGGAGCGTGCTGGCCAAGGATGGATTCCCGCAGCTTGAGGCTGACATGAAAACATCGTGGGATGTGTTTAG GGTCGCAGCAGACAAGTATCCCAACAACCGGATGCTTGGATGGCGTCCGCTTAAAGATGGAGTG CCAGGGCCCTATTTGTGGAAATCATACAAGGAGGTCTACGATGAAGTGCTGCAAATTGGCTCTGCTTTGCAAGAGCTCGGAGTGCAACCA GGTTCCAGGATCGGAATCTATGGAACCAACTGCCCTCAGTGGATAGTGGCAATGCAG GCTTGCAATGGCTACAGTCTAATCTGTGTCCCACTGTACGATACTTTAG GTGCAGGAGCTGTTGACTACATTATTGATCATGCTGAGATTGATGTTGTCTTCATACAggacaagaaaataaaagag ATACTATCCCCAAATTGCAAGTCTGCTAAGAGGCTAAAAG CATTGGTGGCATTCACTTCGGCAACAAGGGAACAGATCAAAGAAGCAGATCAGATTGGGATGAAAATGTACTCCTGGAATGAATTCTTAAAAGTG GGAAAAGTTAATCCTCGTCAACCTTGCCCTCCGCAAGCAAATGATTTATGTACTATCATGTATACAAGTGGAACAAGCGGACAGCCAAAAGGTGTTATGCTAACCCATGAAAGCCATGCCATGTATGTAAAAGGAGTGGACCTCTTTATGGATCAGTTTGATGACAAG ATGACAACAGATGATGTCTTTCTATCCTTCCTCCCACTTGCTCACATTCTTGACCGCATGATCGAAGAGTATTTCTTTCACAAAGGAGCCTCAATTGGCTATTACCACGGG gatTTGAATGCCTTAAGGGATGATATCCAGGAGCTAAAGCCAACTCTACTAGTTGGGGTACCCCGAGTGTACGAAAGAATTTATGAAG GTATCTTAAAAGCCATTGCGGAACTCAGACCACTTAGAAGGGTGATTTTTAATGCTTTGTACAACCG CAAACTGACAAGCATGAAATCAGGCTACTCACACAAAACTGCTTCACCTTTTGCGGACATGCTGGCTTTTCGCAAG GTCAAGGCGAGGCTTGGAGGTCGTCTTCGCTTATTAATCTCAGGAGGGGCTCCATTAAGTACTGAGATTGAAGAGTTCTTGAGAGTGACCACATGTGCATACTTTATCCAAGGATATG GTTTAACAGAAACACTGGGACCTAGCACAGTCTGCTACATTGATGACATGGCCCTGGTTGGAAGTGTTGGCGTACCTGCCACCTACACTGAAATACGACTGGAAGAAGTACCTGAGATGGGCTATGATCCACTTGGTGTCCCTTCACGTGGTGAAATCTGCATTCGAGGGAAGTCTCTCTTTGCTGGGTACTACAAAAATCCTGAGCTCACAAACGAAGCCATAGTTGATGGATGGTTTCATACAG GCGACATTGGAGAGATGACCCCGGATGGAATCTTGAAGGTAATTGACCGAAAAAAGAACATATTTAAGTTGTCACAGGGGGAATATGTTGCAGTTGAGTACCTCGAGAAAGTATATGGCTTCCCACCACTTGTTGAAgat ATCTGGGTATATGGGGACAGCTTCAGATCAAATTTAGTTGCAGTAGTCAATCCACATGAAGAAAACACGATGAAGTGGGCAGAGTCCAACGGCTACAAGGGGTCTTTCGGTGAAATCTGCAAACTTGAAGGCCTTAAGGAGTACATCCTGAAAGAGCTGACAGCTGTTGCACAGAAGAACAAG CTACGAGGTTTCGAGTACATCAAAGGCATAGTGTTGGATCCTCTACCTTTTGACATCGAAAGGGATTTGGTAACTGCAACaatgaagaagagaagaaacaaTATGCTGAAATATTACCAG TCCGACATTGATGCAGTATACAAAAAGCTCGAGGCACAGAAGAATGCTGCCAAAGCTAAGTGA